A portion of the Avibacterium sp. 20-132 genome contains these proteins:
- a CDS encoding 3-keto-L-gulonate-6-phosphate decarboxylase UlaD, which produces MAKPLLQIALDSLTLEKGLVDAKQAAPFVDVIEVGTILACAEGMKSVKILTALYPEHIIVCDLKTTDGGAILAQMAFDAGADWLTVSAAAHLATKASCQQVADAFNKAHPDLKVKKEIQIELYGNWTLDDAKQWLDLGVTQAIYHRSRDAELAGKGWTETDLHLMKQLSELGFSLSITGGIVPQDIHLFKEIKNVKAFIAGRALVGDSGQATASAILTEIDRYWS; this is translated from the coding sequence ATGGCAAAACCGTTATTACAAATTGCATTAGATTCACTAACTCTTGAAAAAGGATTAGTGGATGCCAAACAGGCCGCCCCTTTTGTTGATGTGATTGAAGTCGGGACGATTTTAGCTTGTGCAGAAGGAATGAAATCAGTCAAAATTTTGACCGCACTTTATCCTGAACATATTATTGTCTGTGATCTAAAAACAACCGATGGTGGCGCAATTCTCGCGCAAATGGCCTTTGATGCCGGCGCTGATTGGCTGACAGTTTCGGCGGCAGCACATCTAGCAACCAAAGCAAGTTGTCAGCAAGTTGCAGACGCCTTTAATAAAGCCCACCCCGATCTGAAAGTAAAAAAAGAAATTCAAATTGAATTGTATGGTAACTGGACACTTGATGATGCAAAACAATGGTTAGATCTCGGTGTAACGCAGGCGATTTATCACCGTTCTAGAGATGCTGAATTAGCAGGGAAAGGCTGGACAGAGACGGATCTTCACTTGATGAAACAACTTTCTGAACTTGGTTTTTCGCTTTCTATTACGGGAGGCATTGTTCCACAAGATATTCATTTATTTAAAGAGATTAAAAACGTGAAAGCCTTTATTGCAGGCAGAGCGTTGGTTGGGGATAGCGGACAAGCGACGGCGAGCGCAATATTAACTGAAATAGATCGTTACTGGTCGTAA
- a CDS encoding FGGY-family carbohydrate kinase translates to MDYYLGIDCGGTFIKAALFDAKGKMFACIRENVPVISEQAGYAERDMTHLWQVCANVIKKTITQSEICPTHIKGVGISAQGKGVFLLDQQNAPLGRAILSSDQRALEIVRQWQQAGISEKLYPHTRQTLWTGHPVSILRWLKDYEPERYHNIGAILMSHDYLRFCLTGELACEETNISESNLYNMQTQHYDPQLAEMLGLDHITEKLPPIVKANQIAGYVNAEAAKLTGLAQGTPVVGGLFDVVSTALCAGLDDETKLNIVLGTWSVVSGVTDHIDDTQHIPFVYGRYAQKGKFIIHEASPTSAGNLEWFVKEWGNLSYQTINDGVAALPVSESAVLFVPFLYGSNAGLGMKSGFYGIQAHHNKMHLFQAIYEGVLFSMKYHLDRMLQRFPNPQVLRITGGPAKSQVWMQMLADLTGMKIEVPEIEETGCLGAAMMAMEGTRGHTMPITAKQQYFIPNSQNFAIYQKKYQRYQQFVSALQALL, encoded by the coding sequence ATGGATTACTATTTAGGCATTGATTGCGGTGGTACCTTTATCAAAGCCGCATTATTTGATGCAAAGGGCAAAATGTTTGCCTGCATACGAGAAAATGTGCCAGTCATTAGTGAGCAAGCCGGCTATGCGGAGCGTGATATGACGCATTTATGGCAAGTTTGTGCTAACGTCATCAAAAAGACCATTACGCAAAGTGAGATCTGCCCGACACATATTAAAGGAGTTGGCATTTCTGCTCAAGGTAAAGGTGTTTTTTTACTTGATCAACAAAATGCCCCGCTTGGACGAGCCATTCTTTCCTCAGATCAACGCGCATTAGAAATTGTACGGCAATGGCAACAAGCTGGGATTTCTGAAAAATTATATCCCCACACACGGCAGACATTATGGACCGGACACCCTGTTTCGATCTTACGCTGGCTTAAAGACTATGAACCTGAGCGTTATCACAATATCGGGGCAATCTTGATGTCGCACGATTACCTACGTTTTTGTTTAACGGGGGAATTGGCTTGTGAAGAAACCAATATTTCGGAATCCAATTTATACAATATGCAGACGCAACACTATGATCCTCAGTTAGCGGAAATGCTTGGATTAGATCACATCACCGAAAAACTGCCCCCAATTGTCAAAGCCAATCAAATTGCCGGCTACGTCAATGCCGAAGCTGCCAAACTCACTGGCTTAGCCCAAGGTACGCCCGTTGTAGGGGGATTGTTTGATGTGGTTTCTACGGCACTTTGTGCTGGATTAGATGATGAAACAAAATTAAATATCGTGTTAGGGACTTGGTCTGTTGTGAGTGGCGTGACAGATCATATTGATGATACTCAACACATTCCCTTCGTATATGGACGTTATGCACAAAAAGGCAAATTTATTATTCACGAAGCTAGCCCCACTTCAGCGGGCAATCTTGAATGGTTTGTAAAAGAATGGGGCAATCTGAGTTATCAAACCATCAATGATGGCGTTGCCGCATTACCCGTCAGTGAAAGTGCGGTGCTTTTTGTGCCATTTTTATATGGTTCAAATGCAGGGCTTGGTATGAAATCAGGGTTTTATGGTATTCAAGCTCATCACAACAAAATGCATTTATTCCAAGCGATTTATGAAGGTGTGCTATTTAGTATGAAATATCACCTTGATCGTATGTTGCAACGATTCCCTAATCCACAAGTGTTGCGTATTACAGGTGGTCCTGCAAAATCCCAAGTATGGATGCAAATGCTCGCTGATCTCACGGGAATGAAAATTGAAGTCCCTGAGATTGAAGAAACAGGCTGTCTTGGCGCGGCAATGATGGCAATGGAAGGCACGCGAGGGCATACAATGCCAATAACAGCCAAACAACAATACTTTATACCTAATTCGCAAAACTTTGCAATTTATCAGAAAAAATATCAGCGTTATCAACAGTTTGTTTCCGCATTACAAGCCTTGCTGTAA
- the tkt gene encoding transketolase: MSNRKELANAIRFLSMDAVQKAKSGHPGAPMGMADIAEVLWRDFLVHNPTNPKWSNRDRFVLSNGHGSMLIYSLLHLTGYDLSISDLQQFRQLHSKTPGHPEYGYAPGVETTTGPLGQGITNAVGMAIAEKTLAAQFNRPDHEIINHYTYAFLGDGCLMEGISHEACSLAGTLGLGKLIAFYDDNNISIDGEVDGWFTDNTKQRFEAYNWQVIGQIDGHNPEAIAEAIKQAQAEKHRPTLIICKTTIGYGSPNKAGSHDSHGAPLGEEEIALTRKNLGWNYAPFDIPAEIYAQWDAKEKGQQAEQAWNEKWTAYRQAYPELSAELERRLSGELPANWTTESQAFIEKLQANPASIASRKASQNAIEAYAPLLPELLGGSADLAGSNLTLWSGSRPIRATANQDGNYLNYGVREFGMSAIMNGIALHGGFIPYGATFLMFMEYAHNAVRMAALMKQRALFVYTHDSIGLGEDGPTHQPVEQTATLRLIPNLETWRPCDQVESAVAWKAAIERKDGPSAMIFSRQNLTQMDRTPAQLANVARGGYILTDSEGTPDLIFIATGSEVELAVKAAEQLRQEGKNVRVVSMPSTNVFDKQDDAYRESVLPSNVTKRVAIEAGISEFWYKYVGFGGRIVGMNTFGESAPAGELFKLFGFTVENVIAKAKEIL; this comes from the coding sequence ATGTCGAATCGAAAAGAATTAGCCAATGCCATTCGTTTTTTAAGTATGGATGCCGTACAAAAAGCCAAATCAGGGCATCCGGGGGCGCCAATGGGAATGGCGGATATTGCAGAAGTATTATGGCGTGATTTTTTAGTACATAACCCAACCAATCCTAAATGGTCAAACCGCGATAGATTTGTGTTATCAAATGGTCACGGCTCGATGCTTATTTATAGCTTATTACACCTTACTGGCTATGATTTATCTATTTCCGACCTTCAACAATTCCGTCAATTACATTCCAAAACTCCGGGACACCCTGAATATGGCTATGCACCGGGCGTAGAGACCACCACCGGGCCATTAGGTCAGGGTATTACCAATGCGGTAGGTATGGCAATTGCAGAGAAAACCCTTGCTGCCCAATTTAACCGCCCAGACCACGAAATTATCAACCACTACACTTACGCCTTTTTGGGTGACGGCTGTTTAATGGAAGGGATTTCACACGAGGCGTGTTCATTAGCGGGAACCTTAGGCTTAGGCAAATTAATCGCTTTCTATGATGACAACAATATTTCCATTGATGGCGAAGTAGACGGTTGGTTCACCGATAACACAAAACAACGTTTTGAAGCCTATAATTGGCAAGTCATTGGTCAAATTGACGGGCATAATCCCGAAGCCATTGCTGAGGCAATTAAACAAGCGCAAGCAGAGAAACATCGCCCAACCTTGATTATCTGTAAAACAACCATTGGTTATGGCTCACCAAACAAAGCCGGTTCACACGACAGTCACGGTGCGCCATTAGGTGAGGAAGAAATCGCCTTAACCCGTAAAAATTTAGGATGGAACTACGCACCGTTTGACATTCCAGCAGAAATTTATGCCCAATGGGATGCGAAAGAAAAAGGTCAGCAAGCAGAACAGGCGTGGAATGAAAAATGGACAGCCTATCGCCAAGCTTATCCTGAATTAAGTGCTGAGCTTGAACGTCGCTTAAGCGGGGAATTACCGGCGAATTGGACAACCGAAAGCCAAGCATTCATTGAAAAATTACAAGCAAATCCTGCCAGCATTGCGAGCCGTAAAGCCTCACAGAACGCCATTGAAGCTTATGCGCCATTATTGCCAGAATTGTTAGGCGGTTCAGCGGATTTAGCCGGGTCTAACTTAACCTTATGGTCAGGTTCACGCCCAATTCGTGCAACAGCAAACCAAGATGGTAATTACCTCAACTACGGTGTGCGTGAGTTCGGTATGTCTGCCATTATGAATGGAATTGCCTTACACGGTGGCTTCATTCCTTATGGTGCAACGTTCTTAATGTTTATGGAATATGCGCATAATGCCGTAAGAATGGCAGCATTAATGAAACAACGTGCGTTATTTGTTTATACTCACGACTCCATTGGTTTAGGTGAAGATGGCCCAACTCACCAGCCAGTAGAACAAACCGCGACATTACGTTTAATCCCAAATTTAGAAACGTGGCGTCCGTGCGACCAAGTGGAATCAGCAGTCGCGTGGAAAGCCGCCATTGAGCGTAAAGATGGCCCGAGCGCGATGATTTTCAGCCGCCAAAATTTAACTCAAATGGACAGAACCCCAGCACAATTAGCAAATGTCGCACGTGGTGGTTATATTTTAACAGATAGCGAAGGTACGCCAGATTTAATCTTCATTGCAACTGGTTCAGAAGTTGAATTAGCCGTAAAAGCCGCGGAGCAACTTCGTCAAGAAGGTAAAAACGTGCGTGTGGTTTCAATGCCTTCAACTAACGTGTTTGACAAACAAGATGACGCATACCGTGAAAGCGTGTTGCCAAGTAACGTGACCAAACGTGTTGCTATTGAAGCAGGCATTAGCGAATTTTGGTATAAATACGTTGGTTTTGGTGGACGAATCGTGGGAATGAACACCTTTGGCGAATCAGCACCAGCGGGTGAATTATTCAAACTGTTCGGCTTTACCGTAGAAAATGTCATCGCAAAAGCGAAAGAAATTCTATAA
- the iolE gene encoding myo-inosose-2 dehydratase: MKAENVRLGIAPIGWTNDDLPELGAENTFEQCVSEMALAGYTGCEVGNKYPRDVDVLKHKLSVRGIQICNAWFSTFFVDGKKEQTLQDFIKHRDFLHAMGAKVIGCSEQSRSIQGLPKSIFNEKTVFTDAEWQLLAEGYNELAKLAAEKGMRVCLHHHMGTGIQTPEEIDRYMSVVNDDVYLLFDSGHLYYSEGSQHAMLDVLEKYIDRIIHVHLKDVRDEVVNEVRSKNLSFLEGVKKGTFTVPGDGVIDFKPIFEILDRHNYKGWMVVEAEQDPAVANPFEYAVKGRKYIKEVAGV, translated from the coding sequence ATGAAAGCTGAAAATGTAAGATTGGGGATTGCACCTATTGGTTGGACAAACGATGACTTACCTGAATTAGGCGCAGAGAATACTTTTGAGCAATGTGTGAGTGAAATGGCGCTGGCAGGTTATACAGGGTGTGAAGTAGGAAATAAATACCCGCGCGATGTGGACGTATTGAAGCATAAGCTCAGTGTTCGTGGCATACAAATTTGTAACGCGTGGTTTAGTACTTTCTTTGTGGATGGAAAAAAAGAGCAGACTCTACAAGATTTTATTAAACATCGTGATTTTTTACACGCAATGGGAGCGAAAGTAATTGGCTGTTCCGAACAAAGTCGCAGCATTCAAGGCTTACCGAAATCAATTTTTAATGAGAAAACGGTTTTTACGGATGCAGAATGGCAGTTATTAGCTGAGGGGTACAATGAATTAGCTAAATTAGCAGCCGAAAAAGGAATGCGAGTGTGTTTACATCACCATATGGGAACAGGGATTCAAACGCCAGAAGAAATTGATCGTTATATGTCCGTAGTAAATGATGATGTCTATCTTTTATTTGATTCTGGTCATTTGTACTACTCTGAAGGTTCTCAACACGCGATGCTTGATGTCCTAGAGAAATATATCGATCGCATTATTCACGTTCATTTGAAAGATGTTCGTGATGAAGTGGTTAATGAAGTGCGGTCGAAAAATCTTAGTTTTTTAGAAGGCGTGAAAAAAGGAACATTTACTGTACCAGGTGATGGCGTGATTGATTTTAAACCTATCTTTGAAATCTTAGATAGACATAATTACAAAGGCTGGATGGTGGTAGAAGCAGAACAAGATCCTGCTGTTGCTAATCCATTTGAATATGCGGTGAAAGGTCGTAAATATATTAAAGAGGTAGCAGGAGTTTAA
- the iolD gene encoding 3D-(3,5/4)-trihydroxycyclohexane-1,2-dione acylhydrolase (decyclizing), whose protein sequence is MKTVRLTVAQALIKFLDNQYVEFDGKVTKFIEGIFGIFGHGNVLGLGQALEQNSGDLIVRQGRNEQGMAHVAIGFAKQKLRKQIYACTSSVGPGAANMITAAATATANRIPLLLLPGDVFATRQPDPVLQQIEQPYDLSISTNDAFRAVSKYWDRVNRPEQLMTACINAMRVLTDPAETGAVTIALPQDVQGEAYDFPEAFLTKRIHRIERTLPTEPMLQDALALIQSKKKPLIICGGGVRYSEAAEQLKAFAEIYNIPFAETQAGKSAVISSHYLNVGGVGETGCLSANLLAKEADLIIGIGTRYTDFTTSSKWIFQHPEVKYLNINIARFDAYKLDGVQITADAKETLEKLTALLASTGYQSAWGEAISQAKQQFEQELERLYHLSYNENNFIPEVDDNLNRAEVFEEFIRLTDSHLTQSRVLGILNETLGDNDVIVGAAGSLPGDLQRVWQSKGVNTYHLEYGYSCMGYEVNAALGVKLAQPQREVYALLGDGSYMMLHSELVTSIQEGKKVNVVLFDNMTNGCINNLQIGHGMDSFATEFRFRNAETNKLNGGFVPVDFAMNAASYGCKTYRVTTEEELFEALYDAQKQSVSTLIDVKVLPKTMLHSYGSWWHVGVAEVSEKERIQQAYENAVKRINEARRY, encoded by the coding sequence ATGAAAACAGTTAGACTGACAGTTGCACAAGCCTTAATAAAATTCTTAGATAATCAGTATGTTGAATTTGATGGCAAAGTGACGAAGTTTATTGAGGGTATCTTTGGGATCTTTGGACACGGAAATGTGCTGGGATTAGGACAAGCGCTTGAGCAAAATTCAGGCGATTTAATCGTTAGACAAGGACGTAATGAACAAGGAATGGCACACGTTGCTATCGGTTTTGCTAAACAGAAATTACGTAAACAAATCTATGCGTGTACATCTTCAGTTGGACCAGGTGCTGCGAATATGATTACTGCTGCTGCAACTGCAACAGCCAACCGTATCCCTTTACTTTTATTACCGGGCGATGTATTTGCGACACGTCAGCCAGATCCAGTGTTGCAACAAATTGAGCAACCTTATGATTTAAGTATTAGCACGAATGATGCTTTTCGAGCGGTGAGTAAATATTGGGATCGTGTAAATCGTCCAGAGCAGCTAATGACAGCCTGTATTAATGCAATGCGCGTACTGACAGATCCAGCGGAAACGGGGGCAGTAACGATTGCTTTGCCACAAGATGTACAGGGGGAGGCTTATGATTTTCCAGAGGCATTCCTAACAAAACGTATTCATCGTATTGAGCGTACATTACCAACAGAACCAATGTTACAAGATGCATTGGCATTAATTCAATCAAAGAAAAAACCACTTATTATTTGTGGTGGTGGAGTACGTTATTCAGAGGCAGCAGAACAATTAAAAGCCTTTGCTGAAATCTATAATATCCCCTTTGCCGAGACGCAAGCAGGAAAAAGTGCGGTGATTTCTTCCCATTATCTGAATGTTGGCGGGGTGGGTGAAACGGGGTGTTTATCTGCTAATTTACTTGCCAAAGAAGCGGATCTAATTATTGGTATTGGGACAAGATATACAGATTTTACCACTTCTTCAAAATGGATTTTCCAACACCCTGAAGTGAAATATCTTAACATCAATATTGCTCGTTTTGATGCTTATAAATTAGATGGTGTACAAATCACTGCGGATGCAAAAGAAACGTTAGAAAAATTGACCGCACTTCTCGCATCAACAGGCTATCAAAGTGCGTGGGGGGAAGCAATTTCTCAAGCTAAGCAACAGTTTGAACAAGAATTGGAGCGTCTTTACCACCTATCTTATAACGAAAATAATTTTATCCCAGAAGTAGATGATAATTTAAATCGTGCAGAAGTATTTGAAGAATTTATTAGGCTTACTGATTCTCATTTAACCCAAAGCCGTGTACTGGGTATTTTGAATGAAACATTAGGGGATAATGATGTGATTGTTGGAGCAGCAGGTAGTTTACCTGGTGATTTACAACGAGTATGGCAATCTAAAGGTGTTAATACTTATCATTTGGAATATGGTTATTCTTGTATGGGCTATGAGGTAAATGCTGCTCTTGGGGTGAAATTAGCACAGCCACAACGAGAAGTTTATGCGTTGTTAGGTGATGGTTCTTATATGATGCTTCATTCTGAATTGGTTACCTCTATTCAAGAAGGCAAGAAAGTTAATGTAGTCTTGTTTGATAATATGACCAATGGTTGTATTAACAATCTTCAAATTGGACACGGTATGGATAGCTTTGCGACAGAATTTCGTTTTAGAAATGCGGAAACAAATAAGCTCAATGGCGGTTTTGTTCCCGTTGATTTTGCTATGAATGCGGCTTCTTATGGTTGTAAAACCTACCGTGTAACGACAGAAGAAGAACTGTTCGAAGCCTTGTATGATGCACAAAAACAATCTGTCTCTACCTTAATTGATGTGAAAGTACTACCGAAAACAATGTTGCATTCGTACGGCAGTTGGTGGCACGTTGGCGTCGCAGAAGTTTCCGAAAAAGAACGAATTCAACAGGCTTATGAAAATGCAGTAAAACGCATAAATGAAGCAAGACGTTATTAA
- the iolG gene encoding inositol 2-dehydrogenase gives MIKVGIIGAGRIGRVHSESISKYVKGAEIKAISDIRVTDELQQWAKEIGIPNVYDDYQKILQDPEIDAVLVCSSTNTHAPISIEAARAGKHIFCEKPIDANVARIQEVLKEVEKAGVKFQVGFNRRFDHNFKAIKQRVIAGDIGEPHLIRITSRDPAAPPIEYVKVSGGMFFDMTIHDFDMIRYLSGSEVIEVYATGSVLVDPAIGEAGDIDTAVITLKLANGAIGIIDNSRKAVYGYDQRAEVFGSKGAVQTRNDTDSTAVYSCETGIISEKPKYFFLERYMQSFADEMVCFVDSVVNDKPTLVNGNDGLQPVLIALAAKKSLDEGRPVKLSDIA, from the coding sequence ATGATTAAAGTAGGTATTATTGGTGCTGGCCGTATTGGCCGCGTGCATTCTGAAAGCATTAGTAAATATGTTAAAGGGGCAGAAATTAAAGCTATTTCAGATATTCGTGTCACAGATGAACTTCAGCAATGGGCGAAAGAAATAGGTATTCCAAATGTTTATGATGATTACCAAAAGATTCTGCAAGATCCTGAAATTGATGCTGTGCTAGTTTGTTCTTCAACCAACACCCACGCCCCAATTTCTATCGAAGCAGCGCGGGCTGGTAAGCATATTTTTTGTGAAAAACCAATTGACGCGAATGTGGCGCGCATTCAAGAAGTGCTTAAAGAAGTGGAAAAAGCTGGGGTGAAATTCCAAGTGGGATTTAACCGTCGTTTTGATCATAACTTCAAAGCAATAAAACAACGTGTAATTGCAGGTGATATTGGTGAGCCTCATTTAATTCGTATTACCTCAAGGGATCCAGCTGCACCGCCGATAGAATATGTTAAAGTATCGGGAGGAATGTTCTTTGATATGACAATTCACGATTTTGATATGATCCGCTATTTATCTGGCAGTGAAGTCATAGAAGTTTATGCAACAGGTAGTGTACTTGTTGATCCAGCTATTGGTGAGGCTGGTGATATTGATACTGCTGTGATCACCTTGAAATTAGCTAATGGCGCAATTGGCATAATTGATAATAGTCGTAAAGCCGTTTATGGTTATGATCAACGTGCGGAAGTATTTGGGTCAAAAGGTGCAGTACAAACGCGTAATGATACAGATTCTACTGCAGTATATTCTTGCGAAACAGGCATTATCTCAGAAAAACCAAAATACTTTTTTTTAGAGCGCTATATGCAATCTTTTGCCGATGAAATGGTATGCTTTGTGGATTCAGTGGTGAATGATAAACCCACATTAGTCAATGGTAACGATGGTTTACAACCCGTACTTATTGCCCTTGCAGCAAAAAAATCTTTAGATGAAGGGCGACCTGTTAAGTTGAGTGACATTGCTTAA
- a CDS encoding L-ribulose-5-phosphate 3-epimerase, which yields MRKHKLGIYEKALPKNISWQDRLSIAKACGFDFVEISIDETDERLSRLDWSKAQRLELVQAIINTGVTIPSMCLSAHRRFPFGSHDETLRQKAYEIMEKAIQLAVDVGIRTIQLAGYDVYYEEQDESTLARFQQGMEWAVELAASNQVTLAMEIMDTPFMSSITRWKKWDNLIRSPWFTVYPDLGNLSAWNDNVVEELQLGIEKISAIHLKDTYKVTETCKGQFRDVPFGKGCVDFVTCFKTLAELNYRGAFLIEMWTEKADEPIEEIINARRFIEQQMQQGGFQC from the coding sequence ATGAGAAAACACAAACTCGGCATTTACGAAAAGGCCCTACCCAAAAACATCAGCTGGCAAGATAGACTTTCCATCGCCAAAGCCTGTGGCTTTGATTTTGTCGAAATCTCCATTGATGAAACAGATGAACGATTGAGCCGGTTAGATTGGAGCAAGGCGCAACGCCTTGAACTGGTGCAAGCCATTATCAATACGGGCGTCACCATTCCCTCAATGTGCCTTTCTGCCCATCGCCGCTTTCCTTTTGGCAGTCACGACGAAACGCTTCGCCAAAAAGCCTATGAGATTATGGAAAAAGCTATTCAGTTGGCGGTAGATGTGGGTATCCGCACCATTCAATTAGCGGGTTATGATGTGTATTACGAAGAACAAGACGAAAGTACGTTAGCACGCTTTCAACAAGGAATGGAATGGGCGGTTGAGTTAGCGGCAAGCAATCAAGTCACACTTGCAATGGAAATTATGGATACCCCCTTTATGAGTTCCATTACCCGCTGGAAAAAATGGGATAACCTCATTCGCTCCCCTTGGTTTACTGTCTATCCTGACCTCGGCAATCTTTCTGCGTGGAATGATAATGTGGTCGAAGAATTACAATTAGGCATCGAAAAAATTTCCGCGATTCATTTGAAAGACACCTATAAAGTTACCGAAACCTGCAAAGGACAGTTCCGCGATGTCCCCTTTGGCAAAGGCTGCGTAGATTTTGTTACCTGCTTTAAAACCCTTGCCGAGCTAAATTATCGCGGGGCGTTTCTCATTGAAATGTGGACAGAAAAAGCCGATGAACCGATTGAAGAAATCATCAACGCACGCCGTTTTATTGAACAACAAATGCAACAAGGAGGATTCCAATGCTAG
- the araD gene encoding L-ribulose-5-phosphate 4-epimerase gives MLAELREKVLHANLALPKHHLVTFTWGNVSEIDRTSGLLAIKPSGVDYDKMTAEDIVIVDMHTGERVWGNKKPSSDTPTHLALYRQFPDIGGIVHTHSRHATIWAQAGLDLIAAGTTHADYFYGSIPCTRKMTDEEINGNYELETGNVIVETFRQRKINAKEVPAVLVHSHGPFAWGSDAENAVHNAVVLEEIGYMNLFSHQLNANLTSMQPVLLDKHYLRKHGKNAYYGQ, from the coding sequence ATGCTAGCCGAATTACGCGAAAAAGTGTTACACGCCAATCTCGCCCTACCAAAACATCATTTGGTCACCTTTACGTGGGGAAATGTCAGCGAAATAGACCGCACTTCAGGGCTGCTCGCCATTAAGCCATCAGGGGTGGACTATGACAAGATGACGGCAGAGGATATTGTGATTGTCGATATGCATACAGGGGAACGCGTGTGGGGAAATAAAAAACCGTCTTCAGATACCCCAACCCATCTTGCTCTGTATCGTCAATTTCCTGACATTGGCGGGATTGTGCATACCCACTCACGGCACGCCACCATTTGGGCGCAAGCTGGATTAGATTTAATTGCCGCCGGCACAACCCACGCGGATTATTTTTATGGCAGCATTCCTTGTACGCGAAAAATGACTGACGAAGAAATTAACGGGAATTACGAGCTTGAAACCGGCAATGTGATTGTAGAAACCTTCCGCCAACGCAAGATTAATGCGAAAGAGGTGCCAGCCGTATTAGTCCATTCACACGGACCTTTTGCGTGGGGAAGCGATGCGGAAAATGCGGTGCATAACGCGGTTGTGTTAGAAGAAATTGGCTATATGAATTTATTCAGCCATCAGTTAAATGCAAATTTAACCTCAATGCAACCCGTGTTATTGGATAAACATTATTTGCGTAAACACGGCAAAAATGCGTATTATGGGCAGTAA
- a CDS encoding YfcZ/YiiS family protein, which translates to MKKENPVECVGCNTFDVGTIIDNSNCTSHLERVYTSKEDAEQALTEFTAKARSAETEPCQIKAEITPVENGFLLSADFTFSCQAESLIFELGLR; encoded by the coding sequence ATGAAAAAAGAGAATCCCGTAGAATGCGTTGGCTGTAATACCTTTGATGTCGGAACAATTATTGATAACAGTAATTGTACCAGCCATCTTGAACGTGTTTATACCAGCAAAGAAGACGCCGAACAGGCTTTAACCGAATTCACAGCCAAAGCGCGAAGTGCAGAAACTGAGCCTTGCCAAATTAAGGCAGAAATTACCCCGGTTGAAAATGGCTTTTTACTCAGCGCAGATTTTACCTTTAGCTGCCAAGCCGAATCCCTTATTTTTGAATTGGGGTTACGTTAA